In Oryza sativa Japonica Group chromosome 3, ASM3414082v1, one DNA window encodes the following:
- the LOC4333012 gene encoding metacaspase-1: protein MASARPPRGTAWCGGCGAYLAVPPGARSVRCALCRAVTRVERRGHHGGHGGALGFIKGLISAFAPPPPLTPSAGAAAAASYYPRVSGKKRALLVGISYAATGYELKGTVNDVNCMSFLLRERFAFPADCILVLTQENGDPYRVPTRANLLAAMRWLVEGCSAGDSLVLHFSGHGVQKLDVDGDEADGYDEALCPVDFERAGVILDDEINETIVRPLVAGVKLHAIVDTCHSGTILDLPFLCRLSRTGYWQWENHCRRPELAKGTSGGLAISISGCGDSQTSSDTTAFSGGAATGAMTYSFIKAVETEPGTTYGRLLSAMRATIRGGGGEVGIPGPLGAFFRRVITFSCAQEPQLCASEPFDIYRKPFLL from the exons ATGGCGAGCGCGAGGCCGCCGCGGGGGACGGCAtggtgcggcggctgcggcgcgtaCCTGGCCGTGCCGCCGGGGGCGCGCTCGGTGCGGTGCGCGCTCTGCCGCGCCGTGACGCGCGTCGAGCGCCGCGGCCAccacggcggccacggcggggcCCTGGGCTTCATCAAGGGCCTCATCAGCGCgttcgccccgccgccgccgctgacgccgtcggcgggtgcggcggcggcggcgagctactACCCGCGCGTCAGCGGCAAGAAGCGCGCGCTCCTCGTCGGCATCAGCTACGCCGCCACCGGGTACGAGCTCAAGGGCACCGTCAACGACGTCAACTGCATGTCCTTCCTCCTCCGCGAGCGCTTCGCCTTCCCCGCCGACTGCATCCTCGTCCTCACGC AGGAGAACGGCGACCCGTACAGGGTGCCGACGAGGGCGAACCTGCTGGCGGCGATGCGGTGGCTGGTGGAAGGGTGCAGCGCCGGCGACTCGCTGGTGCTCCACTTCTCCGGCCACGGCGTGCAGAAGctggacgtcgacggcgacgaggcggaCGGCTACGACGAGGCGCTGTGCCCCGTGGACTTCGAGCGGGCGGGGGTCATCCTCGACGACGAGATCAACGAGACCATCGTCCGGCCACTCGTCGCCGGCGTGAAGCTCCATGCCATCGTGGACACGTGCCACAGCGGCACCATCCTGGACCTCCCCTTCCTCTGCCGCCTCTCCCGGACAGGCTACTGGCAGTGGGAGAACCACTGCcgccggccggagctggccAAGGGCACCAGCGGCGGCCTCGCCATCTCCATCAGCGGCTGCGGCGACAGCCAGACCTCCTCCGACACCACG GCGttctccggcggcgcggcgacgggggccATGACGTACAGCTTCATCAAGGCGGTGGAGACGGAGCCAGGGACGACGTACGGGCGGCTGCTGAGCGCGATGCGGGCGaccatccgcggcggcggcggcgaggtcggcatCCCGGGGCCACTGGGCGCCTTCTTCCGGAGGGTCATCACCTTCAGCTGCGCGCAGGAGCCCCAGCTGTGCGCCTCGGAGCCGTTTGACATCTACAGGAAGCCCTTCCTCTTGTGA
- the LOC4333011 gene encoding metacaspase-2 isoform X1: MTGREREIAAHLNTRARGGMAVVSGGKRALLVGVSYKGDTSRELTGAAEDVKNMNSLLKKFLFPEESIHMLTEELGAKDPLKAPTRENIMKEMRWLVEGCRAGDSLVFHFSGHGRQRKDDNGDEVDGRDEELCPVDYKVSGNILDDDINDAIVKPLTQGVKLHAIIDTCHSGTMLDLPYLCRFNRMGLCSRYKWVGQTRWRLSPKKEWAMVPVGGHAISISGCKDYQNSLEPDNTQAGGGVMTWSFLEAVGSRRTMTYGELLDSMRAKVHHRLQQSSSGKCLVTGCLGSLAAKCLPCCFLSVQEPQLCSSKEFNVYEEQFIL; this comes from the exons atgactggcagagagagagagatagcagCTCATCTCAACACGCGCGCACGGGGCGGCATGGCGGTCGTCAGCGGCGGGAAGCGCGCGCTCCTCGTCGGCGTGAGCTACAAGGGCGACACCAGCAGAGAGCTGACGGGCGCGGCCGAAGACGTCAAGAACATGAACAGCCTCCTCAAAAAATTCCTCTTCCCCGAGGAATCCATCCACATGCTCACCG AGGAGTTGGGCGCCAAGGACCCGTTGAAGGCGCCGACGAGGGAGAACATTATGAAGGAGATGCGGTGGCTGGTGGAGGGGTGCCGCGCCGGCGACTCGCTGGTGTTCCACTTCTCCGGCCACGGCCGGCAGAGGAAGGACGacaacggcgacgaggtggacGGCCGAGACGAGGAGCTCTGCCCAGTGGACTACAAGGTGAGCGGCAACATCTTGGACGACGACATCAACGATGCCATCGTCAAGCCGCTCACCCAAGGCGTGAAGCTGCACGCCATCATCGACACCTGCCACAGCGGCACCATGCTCGACCTCCCCTACCTCTGCCGCTTTaacag AATGGGTCTATGTTCAAGATACAAGTGGGTTGGCCAAACGCGTTGGCGACTATCCCCAAAGAAAGAGTGGGCGATGGTCCCCGTAGGCGGCCACGCCATCTCCATCAGCGGCTGCAAGGACTACCAGAATTCTCTAGAGCCAGACAACACC caggccggcggcggcgtcatgaCATGGAGCTTCCTGGAGGCAGTGGGATCGCGGAGGACGATGACGTATGGGGAGCTGCTGGACTCGATGCGGGCGAAGGTACACCATAGGTTGCAGCAAAGCAGCTCCGGCAAGTGCCTCGTAACGGGCTGCCTCGGCTCGCTCGCCGCCAAGTGTCTCCCCTGCTGCTTCCTCAGCGTGCAG GAGCCGCAGCTCTGTTCGTCGAAGGAGTTCAACGTCTACGAGGAGCAGTTTATCCTGTGA
- the LOC4333011 gene encoding metacaspase-2 isoform X2, which yields MTGREREIAAHLNTRARGGMAVVSGGKRALLVGVSYKGDTSRELTGAAEDVKNMNSLLKKFLFPEESIHMLTEELGAKDPLKAPTRENIMKEMRWLVEGCRAGDSLVFHFSGHGRQRKDDNGDEVDGRDEELCPVDYKVSGNILDDDINDAIVKPLTQGVKLHAIIDTCHSGTMLDLPYLCRFNRMGLCSRYKWVGQTRWRLSPKKEWAMVPVGGHAISISGCKDYQNSLEPDNTAGGGVMTWSFLEAVGSRRTMTYGELLDSMRAKVHHRLQQSSSGKCLVTGCLGSLAAKCLPCCFLSVQEPQLCSSKEFNVYEEQFIL from the exons atgactggcagagagagagagatagcagCTCATCTCAACACGCGCGCACGGGGCGGCATGGCGGTCGTCAGCGGCGGGAAGCGCGCGCTCCTCGTCGGCGTGAGCTACAAGGGCGACACCAGCAGAGAGCTGACGGGCGCGGCCGAAGACGTCAAGAACATGAACAGCCTCCTCAAAAAATTCCTCTTCCCCGAGGAATCCATCCACATGCTCACCG AGGAGTTGGGCGCCAAGGACCCGTTGAAGGCGCCGACGAGGGAGAACATTATGAAGGAGATGCGGTGGCTGGTGGAGGGGTGCCGCGCCGGCGACTCGCTGGTGTTCCACTTCTCCGGCCACGGCCGGCAGAGGAAGGACGacaacggcgacgaggtggacGGCCGAGACGAGGAGCTCTGCCCAGTGGACTACAAGGTGAGCGGCAACATCTTGGACGACGACATCAACGATGCCATCGTCAAGCCGCTCACCCAAGGCGTGAAGCTGCACGCCATCATCGACACCTGCCACAGCGGCACCATGCTCGACCTCCCCTACCTCTGCCGCTTTaacag AATGGGTCTATGTTCAAGATACAAGTGGGTTGGCCAAACGCGTTGGCGACTATCCCCAAAGAAAGAGTGGGCGATGGTCCCCGTAGGCGGCCACGCCATCTCCATCAGCGGCTGCAAGGACTACCAGAATTCTCTAGAGCCAGACAACACC gccggcggcggcgtcatgaCATGGAGCTTCCTGGAGGCAGTGGGATCGCGGAGGACGATGACGTATGGGGAGCTGCTGGACTCGATGCGGGCGAAGGTACACCATAGGTTGCAGCAAAGCAGCTCCGGCAAGTGCCTCGTAACGGGCTGCCTCGGCTCGCTCGCCGCCAAGTGTCTCCCCTGCTGCTTCCTCAGCGTGCAG GAGCCGCAGCTCTGTTCGTCGAAGGAGTTCAACGTCTACGAGGAGCAGTTTATCCTGTGA
- the LOC4333010 gene encoding metacaspase-1: MGCNCLVGKGGNTRPAATTSARPSSSRCAHCGAGLAVPRPGPGGAAAVTTVRCALCHRMTCVDRRGGRDLGGGGGGGALEASSSSWAPAEASFLRRDAPSGYPFVPGRKRALLVGVSYKGSSYELEGTVNDVDCMRRLLGESFGFPADSILVLTEELGEGDPSRSPTRANLLAAMRWLVEGCDAGDSLVFHFSGHGVQKLDVNGDEVDGYNEALCPVDFERSGKILDDEINETIVRPLVAGAKLHAIVDTCHSGTILDLPFLCRLSRTGYWQWENHCRRPELAKGTSGGLAISISGCSDDQKSADSSGFSSEQAAAAAAIGAMTYSFIRAVESEPGTTYGRLLAAMRATIREGQQGSSVRRLLPGRLGSFVRKMIPSGGVQEPQLCASEVFDIYRKPFLL, encoded by the exons ATGGGCTGCAACTGCCTCGTCGGCAAGGGCGGCAACACGAGGCCAGCCGCCACGACGAGcgcgcggccgtcgtcgtcgcggtgCGCGCACTGCGGCGCGGGCCTCGCCGTGCCGCGGCCGGGGCCGGGGGGCGctgccgccgtcaccaccgtccGGTGCGCGCTCTGCCACCGCATGACGTGCGTcgaccggcgcggcggccgcgacctgggcggcggcggcggtggcggcgcgctcgaggcctcgtcgtcgtcgtgggcgccggcggaggcgtcGTTCCTCAGGCGAGACGCGCCGTCCGGCTACCCGTTCGTCCCCGGGAGGAAGCGCgcgctcctcgtcggcgtcagCTACAAGGGCTCCAGCTACGAGCTCGAGGGGACCGTCAACGACGTCGACTGCATGAGGCGCCTCCTCGGCGAGAGCTTCGGTTTCCCCGCCGATTCCATCCTCGTGCTCACCG AGGAGCTGGGCGAGGGCGACCCGTCGAGGTCGCCGACGAGGGCGAACCTGCTGGCGGCGATGCGGTGGCTGGTGGAAGGGTGCGACGCCGGCGACTCGCTGGTGTTCCACTTCTCCGGCCACGGCGTGCAGAAGCTGGACGtgaacggcgacgaggtggacGGCTACAACGAGGCGCTCTGCCCCGTGGACTTCGAGCGGAGCGGCAAGATCCTCGACGACGAGATCAACGAGACCATCGTCCGgcccctcgtcgccggcgcgaaGCTCCACGCCATCGTGGACACGTGCCACAGCGGCACCATCCTGGACCTCCCCTTCCTCTGCCGCCTCTCCCGGACGGGCTACTGGCAGTGGGAGAACCACTGCCGCCGCCCGGAGCTCGCCAAGGGCACCAGCGGCGGCCTCGCCATCTCCATCAGCGGCTGCAGCGACGATCAGAAATCCGCAGACAGCAGC GGATTCTCGtcggagcaggcggcggcggcggcggcgatcggggCGATGACGTACAGCTTCATCAGGGCGGTGGAGTCGGAGCCCGGGACGACGTACGGGCGGCTGCTGGCGGCGATGCGGGCGACGATCCGGGAGGGGCAGCAGGGGAGCAGCGTCCGGCggctcctccccggccgcctcgGCTCCTTCGTCCGCAAGATGATCCCGTCCGGCGGCGTGCAG